A window from Corythoichthys intestinalis isolate RoL2023-P3 chromosome 10, ASM3026506v1, whole genome shotgun sequence encodes these proteins:
- the mrps6 gene encoding 28S ribosomal protein S6, mitochondrial: MPRYELALILKAMQRPETAAALRRTVETLMEQGAVVRDMENLGERLLPYAMNKHNQRHRRGSYFLIDFYASPSILTGLFDHLHRDVDVVRPTVLKKDTEKSKQTCCGPNQ, from the coding sequence ATGCCGCGCTACGAACTCGCCCTTATCCTGAAGGCGATGCAGAGACCAGAGACAGCAGCGGCTCTCCGGCGGACCGTGGAGACTTTAATGGAGCAGGGCGCTGTGGTTAGAGACATGGAGAATCTAGGAGAGAGACTCTTGCCTTATGCGATGAACAAACACAACCAGAGACACCGCCGAGGATCATACTTTTTGATCGACTTCTACGCATCTCCCAGCATCCTCACGGGCCTTTTCGATCACTTACATCGTGATGTGGACGTGGTGAGACCTACAGTGCTGAAGAAGGATACGGAGAAGTCCAAACAAACATGTTGCGGCCCCAATCAATAA